The Delphinus delphis chromosome 10, mDelDel1.2, whole genome shotgun sequence genome includes a region encoding these proteins:
- the OGG1 gene encoding N-glycosylase/DNA lyase isoform X3 — protein MLARSLLQRSMRHRTLASVPALWASIPCPRSELRLDLVLASGQSFRWREQSPAHWSGVLADQVWTLTQTEEHLYCTVYRGDKGRVGRPTLEELKAVRQYFRLDVSLAQLYHHWSSVDPHFQEVAQKFQGVRLLQQDPIECLFSFICSSNNNIARITGMVERLCQTFGPRLLQLDEVTYHGFPSLQALAGPQVEAQLRKLGLGYRARYVSASARAILEERGGLPWLQQLRKAPYEEAHKALCTLPGVGTKVADCICLMALDKPQAVPVDVHVWQIAQCDYSWHPTTKGPSPQANKELE, from the exons ATGTTAGCCCGCTCCCTTCTGCAGCGTAGCATGAGACATCGCACTCTAGCCTCCGTCCCGGCCCTGTGGGCCTCCATCCCCTGTCCACGCTCTGAGCTGCGCCTGGACCTGGTTCTGGCTTCTGGACAGTCATTCCG GTGGAGGGAGCAAAGCCCTGCGCACTGGAGTGGCGTGCTGGCCGACCAGGTATGGACACTGACCCAGACTGAGGAGCATCTTTACTGCACTGTGTACCGAGGGGATAAGGGCCGGGTTGGCAGGCCCACACTGGAAGAGCTAAAGGCCGTGCGACAGTACTTCCGGCTGGATGTCAGCCTTGCTCAGCTGTATCACCATTGGAGTTCTGTGGACCCGCACTTTCAAGAGGTGGCTCAGAAATTCCAAG GTGTGCGACTCCTGCAACAGGATCCCATCGAGTGTCTCTTCTCCTTCATCTGTTCCTCCAACAACAACATTGCCCGCATCACTGGCATGGTGGAGCGGCTCTGCCAGACCTTCGGACCTCGGCTCCTCCAGCTTGATGAGGTCACCTACCATGGCTTCCCCAGCTTGCAGGCCCTGGCTG GGCCACAGGTGGAGGCTCAGCTCAGGAAGCTGGGCCTGGGGTATCGTGCCCGCTATGTGAGTGCCAGTGCCCGAGCCATCCTGGAAGAACGgggtggacttccctggctgcAGCAGCTGCGCAAGGCACCCTACGAGGAGGCCCATAAGGCCCTCTGCACCCTGCCTGGGGTAGGCACCAAG GTGGCCGACTGCATCTGCTTGATGGCCCTAGACAAGCCCCAGGCTGTGCCCGTGGATGTCCATGTGTGGCAGATCGCTCAATGTGACTACAGCTGGCACCCCACCACCAAGGGTCCGAGCCCCCAGGCCAACAAGGAACTGG
- the OGG1 gene encoding N-glycosylase/DNA lyase isoform X1, translating into MLARSLLQRSMRHRTLASVPALWASIPCPRSELRLDLVLASGQSFRWREQSPAHWSGVLADQVWTLTQTEEHLYCTVYRGDKGRVGRPTLEELKAVRQYFRLDVSLAQLYHHWSSVDPHFQEVAQKFQGVRLLQQDPIECLFSFICSSNNNIARITGMVERLCQTFGPRLLQLDEVTYHGFPSLQALAGPQVEAQLRKLGLGYRARYVSASARAILEERGGLPWLQQLRKAPYEEAHKALCTLPGVGTKVADCICLMALDKPQAVPVDVHVWQIAQCDYSWHPTTKGPSPQANKELGSFFRSLWGPYAGWAQAVLFSADLRQPHRAQEPPAKCRKRCPGPEG; encoded by the exons ATGTTAGCCCGCTCCCTTCTGCAGCGTAGCATGAGACATCGCACTCTAGCCTCCGTCCCGGCCCTGTGGGCCTCCATCCCCTGTCCACGCTCTGAGCTGCGCCTGGACCTGGTTCTGGCTTCTGGACAGTCATTCCG GTGGAGGGAGCAAAGCCCTGCGCACTGGAGTGGCGTGCTGGCCGACCAGGTATGGACACTGACCCAGACTGAGGAGCATCTTTACTGCACTGTGTACCGAGGGGATAAGGGCCGGGTTGGCAGGCCCACACTGGAAGAGCTAAAGGCCGTGCGACAGTACTTCCGGCTGGATGTCAGCCTTGCTCAGCTGTATCACCATTGGAGTTCTGTGGACCCGCACTTTCAAGAGGTGGCTCAGAAATTCCAAG GTGTGCGACTCCTGCAACAGGATCCCATCGAGTGTCTCTTCTCCTTCATCTGTTCCTCCAACAACAACATTGCCCGCATCACTGGCATGGTGGAGCGGCTCTGCCAGACCTTCGGACCTCGGCTCCTCCAGCTTGATGAGGTCACCTACCATGGCTTCCCCAGCTTGCAGGCCCTGGCTG GGCCACAGGTGGAGGCTCAGCTCAGGAAGCTGGGCCTGGGGTATCGTGCCCGCTATGTGAGTGCCAGTGCCCGAGCCATCCTGGAAGAACGgggtggacttccctggctgcAGCAGCTGCGCAAGGCACCCTACGAGGAGGCCCATAAGGCCCTCTGCACCCTGCCTGGGGTAGGCACCAAG GTGGCCGACTGCATCTGCTTGATGGCCCTAGACAAGCCCCAGGCTGTGCCCGTGGATGTCCATGTGTGGCAGATCGCTCAATGTGACTACAGCTGGCACCCCACCACCAAGGGTCCGAGCCCCCAGGCCAACAAGGAACTGG GAAGCTTTTTCCGGAGCCTGTGGGGACCTTATGCTGGCTGGGCCCAAGCA GTGCTGTTCAGTGCTGACCTGCGCCAACCCCACCGAGCTCAGGAGCCACCAGCAAAGTGCAGAAAGAGATGCCCAGGGCCGGAAGGCTAG
- the OGG1 gene encoding N-glycosylase/DNA lyase isoform X2, producing MLARSLLQRSMRHRTLASVPALWASIPCPRSELRLDLVLASGQSFRWREQSPAHWSGVLADQVWTLTQTEEHLYCTVYRGDKGRVGRPTLEELKAVRQYFRLDVSLAQLYHHWSSVDPHFQEVAQKFQGVRLLQQDPIECLFSFICSSNNNIARITGMVERLCQTFGPRLLQLDEVTYHGFPSLQALAGPQVEAQLRKLGLGYRARYVSASARAILEERGGLPWLQQLRKAPYEEAHKALCTLPGVGTKVADCICLMALDKPQAVPVDVHVWQIAQCDYSWHPTTKGPSPQANKELGAVQC from the exons ATGTTAGCCCGCTCCCTTCTGCAGCGTAGCATGAGACATCGCACTCTAGCCTCCGTCCCGGCCCTGTGGGCCTCCATCCCCTGTCCACGCTCTGAGCTGCGCCTGGACCTGGTTCTGGCTTCTGGACAGTCATTCCG GTGGAGGGAGCAAAGCCCTGCGCACTGGAGTGGCGTGCTGGCCGACCAGGTATGGACACTGACCCAGACTGAGGAGCATCTTTACTGCACTGTGTACCGAGGGGATAAGGGCCGGGTTGGCAGGCCCACACTGGAAGAGCTAAAGGCCGTGCGACAGTACTTCCGGCTGGATGTCAGCCTTGCTCAGCTGTATCACCATTGGAGTTCTGTGGACCCGCACTTTCAAGAGGTGGCTCAGAAATTCCAAG GTGTGCGACTCCTGCAACAGGATCCCATCGAGTGTCTCTTCTCCTTCATCTGTTCCTCCAACAACAACATTGCCCGCATCACTGGCATGGTGGAGCGGCTCTGCCAGACCTTCGGACCTCGGCTCCTCCAGCTTGATGAGGTCACCTACCATGGCTTCCCCAGCTTGCAGGCCCTGGCTG GGCCACAGGTGGAGGCTCAGCTCAGGAAGCTGGGCCTGGGGTATCGTGCCCGCTATGTGAGTGCCAGTGCCCGAGCCATCCTGGAAGAACGgggtggacttccctggctgcAGCAGCTGCGCAAGGCACCCTACGAGGAGGCCCATAAGGCCCTCTGCACCCTGCCTGGGGTAGGCACCAAG GTGGCCGACTGCATCTGCTTGATGGCCCTAGACAAGCCCCAGGCTGTGCCCGTGGATGTCCATGTGTGGCAGATCGCTCAATGTGACTACAGCTGGCACCCCACCACCAAGGGTCCGAGCCCCCAGGCCAACAAGGAACTGG GTGCTGTTCAGTGCTGA
- the CAMK1 gene encoding calcium/calmodulin-dependent protein kinase type 1 isoform X2 has protein sequence MPGAVEGPSWKQAEDIGDIYDFRDVLGTGAFSEVILAEDKRTQKLVAIKCIAKKVLEGKEGSMQNEIAVLHKIKHPNIVALDDIYESGGHLYLIMQLVSGGELFDRIVEKGFYTERDASRLIFQVLDAVKYLHDLGIVHRDLKPENLLYYSLDEDSKIMISDFGLSKMEDPGSVLSTACGTPGYVAPEVLAQKPYSKAVDCWSIGVIAYILLCGYPPFYDENDAKLFEQILKAEYEFDSPYWDDISDSAKDFIRHLMEKDPEKRFTCEQALQHPWIAGDTALDKNIHQSVSEQIKKNFAKSKWKQAFNATAVVRHMRKLQLGTSQEGQGQTASHGELLAPAAGGPVASCCCRDCCVEPGPELSPTLAPQL, from the exons ATGCCGGGGGCAGTGGAAGGCCCCAGCTGGAAGCAGGCGGAGGACATTGGGGACATTTACGACTTCCGTGATGTTCTGGGAAC AGGGGCCTTCTCGGAGGTAATCCTGGCAGAAGATAAGAGGACTCAGAAGCTGGTGGCCATCAAATGTATCGCCAAGAAGGTTCTGGAGGGCAAGGAGGGCAGCATGCAGAATGAGATTGCTGTCCTGCACAA GATCAAGCACCCCAACATTGTAGCCCTGGATGACATCTATGAAAGTGGGGGACACCTCTATCTCATCATGCAGCT GGTGTCAGGTGGGGAGCTGTTTGACCGAATTGTGGAAAAAGGCTTTTACACAGAGCGGGACGCCAGCCGCCTCATCTTCCAGGTGCTGGATGCCGTCAAGTACCTGCACGACCTGGGCATCGTACACCGAGACCTCAAg CCAGAGAATCTGCTGTACTACAGCCTGGATGAAGACTCCAAGATCATGATCTCCGACTTTGGCCTCTCCAAGATGGAAGACCCCGGCAGCGTGCTCTCCACAGCCTGCGGGACCCCAGGATACGTGG CCCCTGAAGTGCTGGCCCAGAAGCCCTACAGCAAGGCAGTGGATTGCTGGTCCATTGGGGTCATCGCCTATATCCT GCTCTGTGGTTATCCCCCCTTCTATGACGAGAACGATGCCAAACTCTTTGAACAGATTTTGAAGGCCGAGTACGAGTTTGACTCTCCTTATTGGGACGACATCTCTGACTCTG CCAAAGACTTCATCCGGCACTTGATGGAGAAGGATCCAGAGAAGAGGTTCACCTGTGAACAGGCCTTGCAGCACCCCTG GATTGCAGGAGATACAGCTCTAGATAAGAATATTCACCAGTCGGTGAGCGAGCAGATCAAGAAGAACTTTGCCAAGAGCAAGTGGAAG CAAGCCTTCAATGCCACGGCTGTGGTGCGGCACATGAGGAAGCTACAGCTGGGCACCAGCCAAGAGGGGCAGGGACAGACGGCGAGCCACGGGGAGCTGCTGGCCCCAGCAGCTGGGG GGCCGGTGGCCAGCTGCTGCTGTCGAGACTGCTGCGTGGAGCCGGGCCCAGAACTGTCTCCCACACTGGCCCCCCAGCTCTAG
- the CAMK1 gene encoding calcium/calmodulin-dependent protein kinase type 1 isoform X1 → MGPPVSSHEEAWALLSLFLPFPFPGALAVARGQWAMPGAVEGPSWKQAEDIGDIYDFRDVLGTGAFSEVILAEDKRTQKLVAIKCIAKKVLEGKEGSMQNEIAVLHKIKHPNIVALDDIYESGGHLYLIMQLVSGGELFDRIVEKGFYTERDASRLIFQVLDAVKYLHDLGIVHRDLKPENLLYYSLDEDSKIMISDFGLSKMEDPGSVLSTACGTPGYVAPEVLAQKPYSKAVDCWSIGVIAYILLCGYPPFYDENDAKLFEQILKAEYEFDSPYWDDISDSAKDFIRHLMEKDPEKRFTCEQALQHPWIAGDTALDKNIHQSVSEQIKKNFAKSKWKQAFNATAVVRHMRKLQLGTSQEGQGQTASHGELLAPAAGGPVASCCCRDCCVEPGPELSPTLAPQL, encoded by the exons ATGGGGCCCCCAGTAAGTTCCCACGAAGAAGCCTGGGCCCTGCTGAGTCTTTTCCTTCCATTCCCTTTCCCAGGAGCCCTGGCTGTGGCCAGGGGGCAGTGGGCCATGCCGGGGGCAGTGGAAGGCCCCAGCTGGAAGCAGGCGGAGGACATTGGGGACATTTACGACTTCCGTGATGTTCTGGGAAC AGGGGCCTTCTCGGAGGTAATCCTGGCAGAAGATAAGAGGACTCAGAAGCTGGTGGCCATCAAATGTATCGCCAAGAAGGTTCTGGAGGGCAAGGAGGGCAGCATGCAGAATGAGATTGCTGTCCTGCACAA GATCAAGCACCCCAACATTGTAGCCCTGGATGACATCTATGAAAGTGGGGGACACCTCTATCTCATCATGCAGCT GGTGTCAGGTGGGGAGCTGTTTGACCGAATTGTGGAAAAAGGCTTTTACACAGAGCGGGACGCCAGCCGCCTCATCTTCCAGGTGCTGGATGCCGTCAAGTACCTGCACGACCTGGGCATCGTACACCGAGACCTCAAg CCAGAGAATCTGCTGTACTACAGCCTGGATGAAGACTCCAAGATCATGATCTCCGACTTTGGCCTCTCCAAGATGGAAGACCCCGGCAGCGTGCTCTCCACAGCCTGCGGGACCCCAGGATACGTGG CCCCTGAAGTGCTGGCCCAGAAGCCCTACAGCAAGGCAGTGGATTGCTGGTCCATTGGGGTCATCGCCTATATCCT GCTCTGTGGTTATCCCCCCTTCTATGACGAGAACGATGCCAAACTCTTTGAACAGATTTTGAAGGCCGAGTACGAGTTTGACTCTCCTTATTGGGACGACATCTCTGACTCTG CCAAAGACTTCATCCGGCACTTGATGGAGAAGGATCCAGAGAAGAGGTTCACCTGTGAACAGGCCTTGCAGCACCCCTG GATTGCAGGAGATACAGCTCTAGATAAGAATATTCACCAGTCGGTGAGCGAGCAGATCAAGAAGAACTTTGCCAAGAGCAAGTGGAAG CAAGCCTTCAATGCCACGGCTGTGGTGCGGCACATGAGGAAGCTACAGCTGGGCACCAGCCAAGAGGGGCAGGGACAGACGGCGAGCCACGGGGAGCTGCTGGCCCCAGCAGCTGGGG GGCCGGTGGCCAGCTGCTGCTGTCGAGACTGCTGCGTGGAGCCGGGCCCAGAACTGTCTCCCACACTGGCCCCCCAGCTCTAG